From Hydractinia symbiolongicarpus strain clone_291-10 chromosome 11, HSymV2.1, whole genome shotgun sequence, the proteins below share one genomic window:
- the LOC130614271 gene encoding thiopurine S-methyltransferase-like gives MVSREEINKGWNNHWENNHSPWDMAGGNPYLNQHFQTMVGNNADGKRIMVPLCGATVDMAWFYKQGLTVVGVEFSEIACKHFFERLSLDYSIEKHDNYTVYTHDERLKIYQCDFFNTTAAMLGGCFDFCFDVGGLVAMIPEEHQKYINHLDSLFSASIVVLLECFEYDASVHSGPPHSIPTATLEKLLDGKFKKEELSRIKQGDLPPEYTARTGFDNTRVLYLVKRV, from the coding sequence atggtatcacGAGAGGAGATAAACAAGGGTTGGAATAATCATTGGGAAAACAATCATTCACCATGGGATATGGCTGGTGGTAATCCATATTTGAATCAGCATTTTCAAACAATGGTTGGTAATAATGCAGATGGAAAGCGTATTATGGTTCCACTTTGTGGCGCAACAGTAGATATGGCTTGGTTTTATAAACAAGGACTAACGGTTGTCGGGGTTGAATTTTCTGAAATTgcatgcaaacatttttttgagcGCCTGTCGCTGGATTATTCAATTGAAAAGCATGACAACTACACAGTTTATACGCACGATGAAAGACTAAAAATATATCAATGTGATTTTTTCAACACGACTGCTGCTATGCTTGGtggatgttttgatttttgtttcgATGTTGGTGGATTAGTTGCTATGATTCCAGAAGAACATCAAAAATACATCAATCATTTAGATTCCTTGTTCTCTGCCAGTATAGTTGTTTTGCTGGAATGTTTTGAGTATGATGCATCTGTTCATAGTGGACCACCTCATAGTATTCCAACAGCAACACTGGAGAAACTCCTTGATGGCAAATTTAAGAAAGAAGAACTTAGCCGAATCAAACAGGGTGACTTACCTCCAGAGTACACTGCAAGGACAGGATTTGACAATACACGTGTTTTGTATCTTGTGAAACGTGTGTAA
- the LOC130614268 gene encoding glycerophosphodiester phosphodiesterase 1-like, whose translation MSFIAYFGVVPIITIAIVYKFFKLPKQDLSLIQSMVFRDNKPIIIGHRGGGFEGPENTLIAIENSYKNGATAVEVDLDFTKDGVPIIFHDDSIDRVTNATGKVNQMLYEDMKNVNAAAKFNYTLTKDGKSNIEFEKIPTLTEVVELCMKYNLLIDLDVKGNPHKTAFALKELLQTVPNAPNFVLVTSFFPGVIYQIRKQCPQYQTGLIWRYHFMAREISGRPRFSWYITPFLDICDKLAEVLIHTYLPDFLGVSVVAMQKDHLSKRYINKWRENGIEVVAWTVNNPLEKQYLLENLGVPIITDSLLNSENCQEQNV comes from the coding sequence ATGAGTTTCATAGCATATTTTGGTGTTGTTCCCATTATAACTATCGCTATTGTCTACAAGTTCTTCAAACTTCCGAAGCAAGACTTATCTTTAATCCAGAGCATGGTGTTTCGAGACAACAAACCCATTATAATAGGACATCGAGGCGGTGGATTTGAAGGACCTGAAAATACACTAATTGCGATAGAGAATTCATACAAAAATGGTGCTACAGCTGTCGAAGTGGATTTAGATTTTACTAAAGATGGTGTGCCCATTATCTTTCATGACGACAGCATTGATAGAGTTACCAATGCAACCGGTAAAGTAAACCAAATGCTTTATGAGGATATGAAAAATGTAAATGCTGCAGCCAAATTTAATTATACCTTGACAAAGGATGGAAAGTcgaatattgaatttgaaaaaataCCAACGCTCACTGAAGTTGTTGAGTTGTGTATGAAGTACAATCTTCTTATTGATTTGGATGTCAAGGGAAATCCACATAAAACTGCTTTTGCTTTAAAAGAATTACTTCAAACAGTACCAAATGCGCCCAATTTTGTTCTAGTCACATCATTTTTCCCTGGTGTTATTTATCAAATAAGAAAGCAGTGTCCGCAATATCAAACTGGTTTGATATGGCGATATCATTTTATGGCAAGAGAAATTTCTGGTCGGCCTCGTTTTAGTTGGTATATTACTCCTTTTCTTGATATATGTGATAAGCTAGCAGAAGTTCTTATTCACACCTATCTGCCTGATTTTCTTGGAGTGTCAGTTGTTGCCATGCAGAAGGATCATTTGTCTAAAAGATATATAAACAAGTGGAGAGAAAACGGAATAGAAGTTGTTGCATGGACCGTAAACAATCCACTAGAGAAACAATATTTATTGGAAAATCTAGGTGTTCCCATTATTACTGACTCTCTATTGAACAGTGAAAACTGCCAGGAACAAAATGTTTAG